In Rhodamnia argentea isolate NSW1041297 chromosome 5, ASM2092103v1, whole genome shotgun sequence, the DNA window GACTAAGGTCACATCACATCAAAGTCATGACTATTGCACTCGCCCCCAGCTGGCATACACTTCAGTGCAATGACTTCATTGCAGCCTTTGAAGAcaatacaagaaaaatcaagacttattttcaccTAATAGTCAAACTATAATCATCTGCCGACTGACAGTAACAGAtatctttctttaaattttatttagcTACCATTcaacttcctctttcttcctcagCGTGGCATTTGGGTCGTTCTCAAGGTTCTATATCATTGGATCACTAGTACTAAAAGTgaatttggttcagcatttaaaataaattttgaataaatataaatactttcaatttaagaGATTTAGACAAATGTTAAttatgtttgataaaatttcatttgaaaataaGCTTTAGATTGAATGGTATTTCGTAAAAGTAACATTCCATAGGGGCTTTCAatgtaattttttaacttttaattaaaaaaaactacaaattaCCGGACCGGCAAAGaatataaacaataaaaaggagggcaaaatataaatatagagaattgatgaggttagtttttgaaggaaaaaaatctctcaacatttgatcaaatgctgaaagcccaatgcagGTTACCGGTATTAGGCTTTCAGCATTCCCAAGAtcaacatttgatcaaatgctgaCTTGAAGCTAAACCAAATGTTCAGCATTCTTTCAATGAATATTAGGAGCTGAAAGCCTCTTAGGAATATCGaaccaaacacaccctaaatCTATTTAGTCGTTGATCCCTCGTACTTTCTTGTGCACAACCATTCTTccccctcctctccttctcaaGTACCTATGTcatcattctctctccctctctccattttctcgcTCCTTTTTAGCTGCATTATTACCTCATGACTTTAATTAGTCATAACatcttttctttagaattttatgaTAGCCTTTTTAATTAGTCAAAATGTTTATATAGACACATGGAATTAGGAGAATTTGACATTCTAATCTAAGAATTATAGTTGGCAAAAAAATGTAAACAAATTCAAACCGAGTTCTTCActtaaaaagaatgatttgaggGGCTTTTTGTCAACGGATctatgagaatttgaaagatGATACTTATTTTCAATTAACGGCCAAAATGTTGATTGTATATATGCATCAAAGTTAACCCAAGTCTATTATATCAATAgatagaaaattatgaaaaaaattgctGTTCAGTACATGAAATAGTAACATTAAACTTCATTATTTCCCTATATCTTAATTATAATGTTACTTCTGTATTGTTGATATCATTTCATTGACTGCGAAATGGGCAGGTTTAGGACTAGTACATAATCAATATTTGTCCATTAACATGCGGGAAAGAATGGAAAGGATGGATTGGGAATAGTACATAAGGATGAAAGGACCGTTTTCAGTGGGGAAGGATGAAAGGACAAACAACTCATCAACATTTGTCCATCAAAGGGGGAGGAAAGAGTGGGAGACGTGGACTGTGGTGATGGTAATTGGTcagtaaatgaacaaaaatgcaACAATTATCCATTTCTATACCAAGGGATTGACTGGTGTTCGGTTAATGCATTAACTAAGGTTAGATTAGCATCTCTATAATGCAATTATTGAATTATCCATTTCTATACCAAGGGATTGAGATTGActgatgattttatttttattttatttttatcaatttgatgattttatGCTGACGTTATCATTTTCTTGGGAAATGATACAGAATGCATAAGAAATGTACTTACTTTAACATAATGATAACTTTAAATGGTAGTTTGTTCATATGCATTTGTTCTTGATAAACTAGGTAGTTATTATGCCAAAGATCCTCGTCAACTTAATTAGAAAGAGAACATCCCTCATAACATTAATGAGTCATACCATTTCCTTATTAGAAATTAGTCataacatttttaaaaagacaacaaatatAGGAATTTTGGAGTAATTTAACATTTTGATCTAAAAATCATGGCTGAGATTGAGAAAATGAGTAAAAGACCCAAACCAACCGAAGCATTTATGATAACTAGAATCAAAATGAGGGGCCACGAAGCAATGTCAGTCGTGGCTTGTTATCATTTCCCATATTAATTTTGCCGTATACTGAGTATCAGTATTTAAGAAAGCAAACTAgtttaaaatgttaataaaaagCAGAAAAAGTTTCATTTTATTCGAAGTTATGCTCTAACAATTCCAATTGAAATTTCGTCTAATGTGACAATCACAATTGACATTCTAATATAATATATTAGCTTAATTATAATGTTACTTCCATATTTCAAATGTGGTTTTGTTGACCTGTGCAAGTAGGACTAGTACCTCAATGCTTGTATTGATGGTGGAGGAAACCATGAAAAGGATGGACTAGGATTATTACATTATCAATGTCTGTCAACTAGAGGTGGAGGAAAGGATGAAGATGTGGACGAAGGTGATGACTAGTTCAATAAAGGAAATCATCCATTTATATATAATGAATCAATTGGTGTTTAGTTAAGGCCTAAACTAAGATTTGCAACCAAGCTCCGCAATCTGTACTGATCTCATCTTTCTTCCTCATGGTGTGCATCTAATATGTCAGTAAGCTATTcgatataaataaataacataacTATGTTACATTTTAAAGCTATTTCCATCTtgatatcattttgaaaattaaactttattttttccctattCAAGTAGCTTAATTATAATGCTACTTTTACTGTGTTAACATGATTTCATTGATCCACACAATAAGCGGGTTTTGGACTGGTATCTAATCAATGTTTATCCTTCAACGAAGGAGAAAGGATGAAAATACTAGTAGACAATTAATGTTTGTCTATCAGCGATGAAGAAATGGATGGAGACTAGACATTGTTGATGGTGATTGGTCAAGCAAAGGAGTAATACTGCAAAAAATAATCCATTTCCAcgggattcattttttttcctttaagatttatattcatattcatattgaCAATGTTGTTCGGAATGATTGTCATGAACTTGGAATATGCAAGAGTGATTCTGAAAAGATTCCATCATCATTTTTGTCGGACTTCTACAGTTAACTTGTTCTATATGTTTAGACTTTTTAGGTACATTTTTATGTGTTTTGCTTTCcctaaaaaaacttgaaaaatacaATAACTAGGTTTTATAGATTATGAAAAAACATATTAATCTACTTGTGAATAATTGTATGGTTTTGAAAGCATAAAAAACTGCAACATTAGGAAAATGAATGTTAGAAGTAAAGACTCCAAACGGACCCAAGCATTTGTGATAACTAGAATTAGAATGAGGGACTGCGAAGCAATGTCATGATTCACAATCGATTTCCTTATTAACTTTATCAAGTATGGAGTAGCAATATTCAATAAAAATTATGATCTATCAATTCTAATTGAAGTTACATCTAATGTAACAGTTACAATTGACATTCTAATCTAACAATTATCTTAATTATGACGTTGCTTCTATATTCCGAATATGATCTCGTTGACCTGCGCAATGAGTGGGTCTAGGATTGGTACCtagttaatatttttctattgacCGTGGAAAAAAGGATGGATTAGGATTATTACATTAATAGTGGGAAAGGATGAAAGGATGGATATCTCATTAATGCATGTCCATTAGTAATGGGAGAAAGGATGGAGACATGGATATTGATGATGGTGACcggtccataaaaaaaaaaataccgaaaaTAATCCATTCCTATAGTTGAGAAATTGACTGGTGTATAATTAAGCCATAAACTAAGCTCCATAATATGTACcaatctccttttttctttctcgtggTCTGGCTCTTTGCTAAGGCTCTAAATTGTTAGATGTCCGATACTagtcatcaattaaaaaaaaaaagttgtgtttCTATCACCAAAAATATGACAATTATTGATATTTCAATAAACAAAATTTGACtcacttggaaaaaaaaagatgatgtttatttataaagacTCGTCATATATGTCTTTCTATCaccctttattaaaaatagcacACATTATTGGTGCCCCTTTATTCCAAGAAATCAGGAGTTAGACCCTTCAGTGAAGGCTTGGGGTTTAGAGAAAAGTCATGATTCTGTCCCACCATTACTATGCACTGTAGAGGCAGAGTGTGAAAAACACCAAGGGCCATGTTGGACTTTGTCTCACTATGCGTACGTCCCATCTTCACTTACCATTGCCCCGAACTTAATTTTTCCCTTGGAAAAAAGCTTAAATTTTAAGTGCAGTTTCAAATCTGTctcgaattttattttatctaaaaaatcacaagtttGAATCCCAACTTGACGTGATAATTtcacattgataaaaaaaatcgcattagcaaaataatatgacaaTAGGTACGGACGGATATTGCATTTTCATGTGGATAACAATTCTACCCCAATAAAGAAGTTCTTCAAAATGAAGCCATTCTAGAATACGAAAATTAGAGATGATTAACggtgatttttggacaaagggcTAATAGAACATAAatgagattagagtaaaaattgataaattttttccttaaataaaaaaaaaggttcggaGTAGATTTCGGACCGATACTAAAGTTTAGgtattttttgagataaaaaaagttcgggacaaatttgagattgaacATAAAATTGGAGggcttttttgagaaaaaaaaggttcgaaataaatttaagacttaatctaaaattgagaattttttttaagagaatgagGCTACTTTTTATCACACAAAAAAGGGCAGTTGTCAACATTCAAATTTCGAAGAAGTGACCTCGTGCGGGGCTCGAAGGAGTGaataaatattgctaatttaaacCATAGTACAGGGCAGATACAGATATAGATATGGGGACATGTGGGGTCTAGACTAAAGTCACATCACATCAAAGTCATGACCATTGTACTCGCCCCAGCTggcatgaacaaaaaaaaatcaagacttattttcaagTAATAGTCGGTTTTTATTGAAATGTAATGATCTACCGGCTGACAGTGGCAGCcttctttctttaaattttacttttggcCCGGTGATGACGTGGAGCAGTCTGCCACCATTCgacttcctctttcttcctcggcgTGGCATTTGGGTCGTTCTCAAGGATCTAGATTGTTTGGATCGTTGGTACTAAATCTTAGCCGTTGATCCCTCATCCTTTGTTGGGCACAACCATTCTgcctccaactctctctcttcttctccagtATATGtgtcatcattctctctctctctccgttttcTTGCTCTTTGCTTCTGGTATTGAGAGATATGTTGTCAACAGAAACGAATTAGATTGTGCTAACATAACAGTTTTTGAGTATTTATGAGAATAAAAACACACGTGAgatataaattcttaaaagagtaaaCCTCATAATaatacttaattaattattattattttgtggTCCAAAATAGACTATTAATTTTACAATCATCcaaaaattattacataatcaattcaaATGAAATATACTTCTTGTCCTGTAAAAAAGACGGCTATCAAAGAAAATCACCGTATGTAAGTTCCGCCTCGTTTGCACTGTACATGAATGAGTGACTCGCCCCAGCTTGGACACACTTTTGTGAACCTTTTTGAACTTCAACTGCCCAGGCAGGAATCTAAGCCTAGCCTACTGCCGTCATTGGTTTGAATCGTTTGACCATAAAAACTGccccaaaatatgttttttgaCATGAGgctctttttattttgcaaaaaataaaaaattcaaaaaatattttttaaaatataattacttGTAtgtcttgaaataattagctaattaaaaatattcttattgtggacgataatttatatatggatattttcgtgaaagataaaatatattttttattcattcatttttataagcgatataagtgttcatttttaggaaaatattttttaaatcattcgttgatttttgttgatattgctaTGATAAAACCAAAATAGCactaaaaataacatgtttttgccattaacgaatgtctctacaacatatgaaagttttaccatatatgaaaatcatttACCCCTATAATAGATACATTTACCAAGTACAAGTAGCACACATTTAGAGTAATACGCAATCTTATCAACATATTATAAATTGATCGGTACGGATTGCTTTTCAATGgcaaacatctaattttatggTTAGATTAGTTGACGATGGAAGCCcctcttaaaatataaaaaaagtacttgAGGATGTACTGACCAATCACAATGGGGTTTTTCGTTCTCCTAGACACGccgagaaaattgaattttatgcactacTAACTAGGATATACTTATCATgctaattacaaagaaatatgtgcctcatgacttttattgttttgactTAGTCAAAATACTTTCGAACGGTGATAATGCATCTACCCAATTGGGGGTAAATTGACCTTTCCAACCTAACAATcttgtttggaccaaaaaaaaaaaaggacaattttGATGGGCATGTTTGTCATGTGAGACTAATATACGCATAGAAATTTAGCCAGCTAACATTCAACTATATCCGTGGCCAATATGATGAATACCCATCATATGCTACTATTACTTTAACATTATACTTACTGAGCATCTCTCTCGTACAATTATTGAATATATGTAGTACGGTAATTTTTACATtgacataatcattttcttaagaagtgTTGCGGAATGTAAAGTAAAATTGCTCGTtactaaaaaaatgtcatgCTTACTTAACTCCAAGATTGGTGCAATTGGTTAAGGCATAGCGAAAGTTTTAGCTCGAGCGGGAATCGTTCGTTTGAATCCCACAAATTGTGTGCATGCTATTTGAGTTAGAGTAACCTACGCAGGGGCCTAAGCTTAACTGATTTTGCAGGATATTTCATTGGCTTAACCTCCACACCTATGGCCGTAGATTGTAGGGAAAACAATTGCGTACTTTAGGAGAATGCTAACttcatatggtaattttttttcctagtatgtgcacttattctccatatattaggtAGTTGCCATGCAAAAGGTCCTTATCACCTTAATTACAAAGTGAACGTCCCTGATGACTTTAATTAGTCAaaacattatttttaaaaattaggcgTAACCTTTTCGAATAGTCATAATGGATATACAGATTAAGGAGTAATTTCACATATTCTAATCTAACACCTACGGTtggcaaaataattaaacaacttcaatatttccttccgaactgagtttttttttttttttcacttgaaggATTGATTTGAGGTGCTTTCTGTTAATAAACCTCTAAAAGTTCGTAATATGatacatgaaaagtcaagacATATTGTTACCCAACGGTCAACATTAATTAGATATTAGTGCATGACCAATTAacagtggaggaaaggaaggagACTTAAACATCGGtgagaaataatcaaatggaaGATAAAAACATTATAATTTTCGTACGGCGATTACTTAGATATCATAACCTTTTTTAGATTGCTAAGTGCCATGATTTATATATGGTGCTCACTTGaaaattataactttttttcgatcacttaaaTGGTATGTAACTTTTTCAAAGAtaatttgagtgccataaaattttgaaacaacGAGTGGCATGTCACGTCGAATTTCCGAGATACATGAATGAATGTTCCTAAAATAGTTTGGCCCTCAAGCTGTGATTTGAAAATGATCGCACTCCCGTCAACGTTTAACATATGGTTTGCAAGTCCACGTTGGTGGCTTGACAGATGGGACCCACTGcggtctttcttttattttaaatcgttGGATCTCCAGAACTGAAGCTCACCCGTTGATTCGTCATCCTTTTCTGCGCTCAAATCTTAttcccctcttcttctctcaatcgttcttgctctgtttcgctctttcttctcctcggccaaaccatccttcttattcttcttcactgtctccccgttttatcgctctttctttctcgaaaagaaaaaatcaaagcaaaatgtcgATCGATCCTGCCATTCCTGTTGCATCTTTTGCATGGGATGTCTTGAAGTGGGTAGTTGTTCCTGTCAAGCGCCAATTCGGATACGTGAtctcctccaagagctacgcCCAGGATCTTCAGAAGGAAGTCGGGAAGCTGGCGTACGAGGCTGAGAGGATCCACAATGCCGTCGAAGTGGCCAGAAACAATATTCGGATGGTCTACAGTCAAGTCACCGATTGGCACGAGAGTGCAGAGAAGGCCTTGAAGGAGGCGGGAGAGCTGTTGGGAGAGTTTGAAAAGGCGAGCAAGAGTTGCTGCTACGGGACTCTTCCCGACCCCAACtgtcgctatcagttcagcagaAAGGCCAAGGAAAAGATCGAGCTCCTTCAGCGACTCGCTCGAGAATGCAGTGAATTCAAGGATATTTCCTTCAGTGGTCCTGCTCCGGGGAATGTGGCTGCTCCGACTCCGGCCAGGAGAGAAGGCAAAGATGTCGTACAGTCGACCACCGCGGTGGCCTCAGCTCCTTTTGCCTCGATGTCAATTAAGCTTAAGGACGACGGGATGGTCCAATCCAGAGAATTGATCATGCAGGGGATCATGGCTGCTCTTACTGATAACAACAATAGCGTGGTCGGGATTCACGGAATGGGCGGGGTCGGCAAGTCCACCCTATTGGACGACGCCGAAAGGAGGATAAAGAAAGCGAAGTCgtttgattgggtcgctaaggccgacgtgtcggaaaatcaagacatcaagaggattcaaggagagattgcGCACGCGTTGGACCTGGACATAAAGGATGTGGAGTACGTCAATTCGCGAGCGGAACGTCTGCGCACGAGGTTGGAAAAGGAGGTGAGGGAGAAGAAGcaggtgctcataatactggacaacctgTGGAAAGGGCTTGACTTGAAGTCAGTAGGCATTCCTTGCGGACACGACAACAAAGTCATAGGATGCAAGTTGCTGTTGACTTCAAGATTCCAAGATGTTTTGAGTAGGGGTATGGGCTGCGACAGGGACTTCCTCCTCGATGcgctgaaggaggaagaggcaaaACGACTGTTTGAGAGGACGGTGGGCGACAAAGTTCATCACGATCCATTCAAATCCTTGGTGGATGAAGCACTCAACAAAtgtgcaggtttgcctttcctaattatTGCAATGGCGAATGTTTTTAGAGACGCGGATTTTCGCGAATGGAAGGATGTTTTGAGACAAATCGAGATGTCTACAAACAGAGGACTCAGTGAGACGATAAACGAGATGTTGCAGTTGAGCTATGATCGTTTCAAAGGGGAGGATGGCAAGGAGGTGAAGTCATTGTTACGCCTATGTGTTGTTTATGGTGTCTCTAAGCCCTCTCTTGAAAACTTGGTGAGGTATGGCGTGGGTTCGAGGTT includes these proteins:
- the LOC125315303 gene encoding disease resistance protein At4g27190-like, yielding MSIDPAIPVASFAWDVLKWVVVPVKRQFGYVISSKSYAQDLQKEVGKLAYEAERIHNAVEVARNNIRMVYSQVTDWHESAEKALKEAGELLGEFEKASKSCCYGTLPDPNCRYQFSRKAKEKIELLQRLARECSEFKDISFSGPAPGNVAAPTPARREGKDVVQSTTAVASAPFASMSIKLKDDGMVQSRELIMQGIMAALTDNNNSVVGIHGMGGVGKSTLLDDAERRIKKAKSFDWVAKADVSENQDIKRIQGEIAHALDLDIKDVEYVNSRAERLRTRLEKEVREKKQVLIILDNLWKGLDLKSVGIPCGHDNKVIGCKLLLTSRFQDVLSRGMGCDRDFLLDALKEEEAKRLFERTVGDKVHHDPFKSLVDEALNKCAGLPFLIIAMANVFRDADFREWKDVLRQIEMSTNRGLSETINEMLQLSYDRFKGEDGKEVKSLLRLCVVYGVSKPSLENLVRYGVGSRLFREDSSMEEVRDRLSSLIRTLKASSFLLEDNEDVDGFKIHDLVRGFVASVASRDDPLLVLKNHDKSVIELPKDKLKSCTSVCFPYVDMEELPEELDCPEMRIFLLFTNNESLKVPGSCFNSMRKLMVLHLSQVENSPSVHHVLQLPSHTEFKMLESLLFNNLINLEKICNNHISSNSFSALKNFCTATMAPSSCASNDHVGTQVAFFNGQQVSIPSLESLKMVGLPNLEDIWTDESPLGLSSLQSLKIAKLEVHVEQESLWNCEIR